The proteins below are encoded in one region of Ferruginibacter lapsinanis:
- a CDS encoding dihydrofolate reductase family protein — MTTNERRLIVFNQITSDGYFVDSTGDMSWAHKHDEEWEEFVAGNATGGALLVFGRITYEMMAGFWSTPFAMEQMPEVAAGMNNLPKLVFSTTLEKATWNNTMLVKAGMADKIREMKKESGRDMVILGSGTIVSQLTDEGLVDEYQLIINPIALGNGRTLFEGIQKPVNFTLTHTRVFKNGNVLLCYVPSK; from the coding sequence ATGACTACAAATGAAAGAAGGCTGATCGTTTTCAATCAGATAACATCGGATGGTTACTTTGTCGATAGTACAGGAGATATGAGCTGGGCACACAAACATGATGAAGAATGGGAAGAATTTGTTGCAGGTAATGCAACTGGAGGAGCATTATTGGTATTTGGAAGAATTACCTATGAAATGATGGCTGGCTTTTGGTCTACCCCTTTTGCAATGGAACAAATGCCTGAAGTTGCCGCAGGAATGAATAATTTACCCAAACTGGTATTTTCTACTACCTTGGAAAAAGCTACGTGGAATAATACAATGTTGGTTAAAGCCGGTATGGCAGATAAGATAAGAGAAATGAAAAAAGAGTCTGGTAGGGATATGGTTATTTTAGGGAGTGGTACTATAGTTTCACAATTGACAGACGAAGGATTGGTTGATGAATATCAGTTAATAATAAATCCCATTGCATTAGGAAATGGAAGAACACTATTTGAAGGCATTCAAAAGCCGGTGAATTTTACATTGACCCATACACGAGTGTTTAAAAACGGCAATGTATTATTATGCTATGTGCCATCCAAATAG
- a CDS encoding DUF4349 domain-containing protein, whose product MKPSQKLLAALCSIIVFLSCNNNKYSPEESPAMADSATTNYISSSAAVENNKDSTRKFIRTADLKFKVKDVIRSTYDIENIVSQQSGFVTYTNLTSTIDNITTVLVSADSSLETTAYTVTNSITLRVPNIRLDTTLKEIAKNIDYLDYRIIKAEDVALQILSNNLAQKRFVKNTERLSYAIDNRGKKLAETTNAEELLSNKEEQSDNAKIANLSMADQINFSTVNISMYQRQAIKRALIANDKNIDAYEPGFGRKILEAIKYGWKMFEAFFVFVTKLWWVFLLGLIVYIMYKKINRKI is encoded by the coding sequence ATGAAACCTTCCCAAAAACTACTCGCCGCTCTCTGCTCTATCATTGTATTTTTAAGTTGTAATAACAACAAGTATAGCCCAGAAGAGAGCCCTGCAATGGCAGACAGCGCCACAACCAATTACATTTCATCTTCTGCTGCAGTTGAAAACAATAAAGACTCTACAAGGAAATTTATCCGTACAGCCGACCTGAAATTTAAGGTCAAAGATGTGATCCGCTCCACATATGACATTGAGAATATTGTTAGTCAGCAGAGCGGTTTTGTTACTTACACCAATCTTACCAGTACAATAGATAATATTACTACTGTGCTTGTCAGTGCCGACTCATCTTTAGAAACTACTGCATATACAGTAACCAACTCAATTACACTTAGAGTTCCCAATATCAGATTGGACACTACATTAAAAGAGATCGCAAAAAATATAGATTACCTGGACTATAGAATCATTAAAGCAGAAGATGTTGCACTGCAAATTTTATCAAACAATTTGGCACAAAAACGTTTCGTTAAAAATACTGAACGGTTAAGCTATGCTATTGATAACAGGGGCAAGAAATTAGCAGAAACAACCAATGCCGAAGAGCTTTTATCAAACAAAGAAGAACAATCTGATAATGCAAAAATCGCCAACCTGTCTATGGCAGATCAGATCAATTTTAGTACAGTAAATATTTCAATGTATCAACGGCAAGCAATCAAAAGAGCACTTATTGCCAATGATAAAAACATAGATGCATATGAACCGGGTTTTGGCAGAAAAATACTTGAAGCCATTAAATATGGCTGGAAAATGTTTGAGGCATTTTTTGTTTTTGTCACAAAACTTTGGTGGGTATTTTTATTGGGACTGATTGTGTATATCATGTATAAAAAAATAAACAGAAAGATTTAG
- a CDS encoding mechanosensitive ion channel family protein, with product MPTVLQITQTPDQAINFMYKIKEMAIEYAPKLVGAVLVYLIGSWIINKLSAVMKKAMALKQYDPSLQSFLTSLVKVLLTVLLILTIFGMLGVNLTAFGALLAGVGIAIGAALNGSLGNFAGGVMLLTFKPFKMGDLVEAQGQTGIVKELGIFNTVLLSPENKTIILANGALSTGTIINYTTHGNLRVDTTMAIAPDQDIDKAKQVAIQALLSLPEILKTPSPEVNVLKVGDGMITLAIRPYAMQENYWLAFFGGQEAVKKAWDKAGINGPVPHVVHINK from the coding sequence ATGCCTACTGTTTTGCAGATAACTCAGACACCTGACCAAGCTATCAATTTCATGTATAAGATAAAAGAGATGGCGATTGAATATGCTCCCAAATTGGTAGGAGCTGTATTAGTCTATTTAATTGGGAGTTGGATAATTAATAAACTATCAGCCGTAATGAAGAAGGCGATGGCACTAAAACAATACGATCCATCATTGCAAAGCTTTCTTACATCACTGGTGAAAGTATTATTAACAGTGTTGCTTATACTAACCATTTTCGGCATGTTAGGGGTTAATCTTACTGCCTTTGGTGCTTTACTTGCGGGTGTTGGTATTGCCATAGGAGCAGCATTGAACGGCTCTTTGGGAAATTTTGCCGGAGGAGTAATGTTACTCACTTTCAAGCCGTTTAAAATGGGAGATCTTGTTGAAGCACAGGGGCAAACAGGTATAGTAAAAGAGCTGGGCATCTTCAATACAGTTTTACTTTCTCCCGAAAACAAAACTATCATACTGGCTAATGGAGCTTTATCTACCGGTACGATCATCAATTATACTACCCATGGAAACCTTCGGGTAGATACAACGATGGCAATTGCGCCAGATCAGGATATTGATAAAGCAAAGCAAGTGGCTATTCAAGCACTACTTTCTCTTCCGGAAATTTTAAAAACACCTTCTCCTGAAGTAAATGTATTAAAAGTGGGTGACGGGATGATAACATTGGCTATTCGTCCTTATGCAATGCAGGAAAATTATTGGCTGGCGTTTTTTGGTGGACAGGAAGCGGTGAAAAAGGCATGGGATAAAGCAGGGATCAATGGTCCGGTTCCACATGTAGTGCATATTAATAAATAG
- a CDS encoding rhomboid family intramembrane serine protease, with product MPKQQQTIELNDLDKEMALAISYQAIKNSGWEVLFAGEEKLLGSTPKKWSSFGQEIMIETDGITLTVSSEMVNGESFDIGGKNKKNIESFLTAFKTVQSTLDQEIMQRNIETIKELRVVTQKTAEQEAADAAALDAAMNLSGSNLYVTYGIIAINIIVFALMAINGAGLFDVNGLVHIRWGSNFSVLTLSGDWWRLLTNVFIHFGIIHLLMNMYCLYTVGVYLEPMLGKVKYIIAYLCTGVLASIVSLWWHSKGVNSAGASGAIFGMYGLFLALLTTNLIPKQVRNALLQSIGIFIGYNLLYGMKSGVDNSAHVGGLISGLAIGVIYAYAIKKEKAEQNLNWVLPAIILFTLGMAYEYLQLHKTSQEDRKTELAYIADAKYDDNEKFNDLLIGFSAIEDSAIAPLQDTTLNDPELKIKINSISYPSWKRVEAALEETKGYNISPAMHAKADRLLAYVMLREKELDVLLKIIDTGNQQEFIPELNEVRMKQKEATAELQ from the coding sequence ATGCCAAAACAGCAACAAACCATTGAATTGAATGATCTTGATAAAGAAATGGCATTGGCTATCAGTTATCAGGCAATTAAGAATTCCGGATGGGAAGTATTGTTTGCCGGGGAAGAGAAATTGTTGGGGTCTACTCCCAAAAAGTGGAGCAGCTTCGGACAGGAGATCATGATTGAAACTGATGGCATTACTTTAACTGTCAGCAGCGAAATGGTAAATGGAGAATCTTTTGATATAGGTGGAAAAAATAAAAAAAATATAGAATCGTTTCTTACAGCTTTTAAAACAGTTCAAAGTACTCTTGATCAAGAGATCATGCAACGCAATATAGAGACTATTAAAGAGCTAAGAGTAGTAACTCAGAAAACTGCAGAACAGGAAGCCGCTGATGCAGCAGCATTAGATGCTGCAATGAATTTATCGGGAAGTAACTTATATGTCACGTATGGCATTATTGCGATCAATATTATAGTGTTTGCATTAATGGCAATAAATGGAGCAGGGCTTTTTGATGTGAATGGACTAGTGCACATCAGGTGGGGTAGCAATTTTAGCGTATTAACATTGAGCGGTGATTGGTGGCGTTTGCTAACAAATGTTTTTATTCATTTCGGGATCATTCATTTGTTGATGAATATGTATTGCCTTTATACTGTTGGTGTTTATTTAGAACCAATGCTTGGCAAAGTAAAATATATTATCGCTTATTTGTGCACTGGTGTATTGGCAAGTATTGTTAGCCTTTGGTGGCATAGTAAAGGCGTGAATAGTGCAGGGGCATCAGGTGCTATCTTTGGTATGTACGGGTTGTTCTTAGCATTGCTCACTACCAACCTTATCCCAAAGCAAGTAAGAAATGCTTTGCTGCAAAGTATCGGGATCTTTATTGGGTATAATTTGCTGTATGGTATGAAAAGCGGCGTTGATAATTCAGCACACGTTGGTGGGTTGATCAGCGGGTTGGCCATTGGCGTTATTTATGCCTATGCAATAAAAAAAGAAAAGGCCGAGCAAAATCTGAACTGGGTTTTACCTGCGATAATATTGTTCACACTGGGAATGGCATATGAATATTTGCAATTGCATAAAACTTCGCAGGAAGACAGGAAAACAGAGTTGGCATATATTGCAGATGCCAAATATGATGACAATGAAAAGTTCAATGATCTACTGATAGGATTTTCTGCGATAGAAGATAGTGCGATTGCACCTTTACAGGATACTACGCTTAATGATCCGGAGCTAAAAATAAAAATTAATAGTATCAGCTATCCTTCATGGAAAAGAGTAGAGGCTGCCCTTGAGGAAACAAAAGGGTATAACATTTCTCCGGCAATGCATGCCAAAGCAGATAGGTTATTGGCGTATGTTATGTTGAGAGAAAAAGAATTAGATGTACTGCTTAAAATAATAGACACAGGCAATCAGCAGGAATTTATCCCTGAATTAAATGAAGTAAGAATGAAACAGAAAGAAGCAACAGCTGAGCTGCAGTAG
- a CDS encoding VOC family protein, with the protein MARVSTYLNFSRNTEEAFNFYKSVFGGEFGGMGVARFKDIPPQEGMPPLAEADKGLIMHIELPIVGGHVLMATDAPESMGFTVNFGNNVHINLEPDTKAETKKLFDALSVGGKVTMPLADMFWGAYYGSCTDKFGVQWMFNCNEK; encoded by the coding sequence ATGGCACGAGTAAGTACTTACCTGAATTTTTCTCGTAACACCGAGGAAGCATTTAATTTTTATAAATCAGTTTTTGGTGGAGAATTTGGAGGAATGGGGGTTGCCCGTTTCAAAGATATTCCACCACAAGAGGGCATGCCCCCACTAGCTGAAGCAGACAAGGGTCTTATCATGCATATTGAATTACCAATTGTTGGCGGTCACGTATTAATGGCTACAGATGCGCCGGAATCTATGGGCTTTACTGTTAATTTCGGCAACAATGTGCATATCAATCTTGAACCGGATACCAAGGCAGAAACTAAAAAATTATTTGACGCATTGTCTGTCGGCGGCAAAGTAACAATGCCATTAGCGGACATGTTCTGGGGTGCATATTATGGAAGCTGTACAGATAAGTTTGGCGTACAGTGGATGTTTAACTGTAATGAAAAATAG
- a CDS encoding porin family protein encodes MKFILAAVLPVLISVNSFAQRNRVDDADTENFLRFGGKVGFNLNKTPGQSFKNSFHYNYQLGGFVQVNFSRRFGLQPEVNFVQSTTTQTTELSDIFDDAFRDGTQIRKPFNYLEIPLLVNMNVGQSRHVKLQFGPAYNILLNKTPEAIKNNTITNLYKDGELSAIGGLWIQVPFINIGARYKMGLTKVTSFDNTQSWNNRAIEVAVGFTF; translated from the coding sequence ATGAAATTCATTCTTGCAGCGGTTTTACCCGTTTTAATTTCTGTAAATAGTTTTGCTCAACGTAATAGAGTAGATGACGCCGATACCGAAAATTTTCTCCGTTTTGGTGGAAAAGTGGGCTTTAATCTGAATAAAACTCCCGGTCAATCTTTTAAAAATAGTTTTCACTATAATTACCAATTGGGTGGATTTGTTCAGGTCAATTTCAGCAGACGTTTCGGATTGCAACCTGAAGTGAATTTTGTACAGTCTACTACTACACAGACTACCGAGCTATCTGATATTTTTGATGATGCATTTCGTGATGGCACACAAATAAGAAAACCTTTCAATTATTTGGAAATACCTTTATTGGTAAATATGAATGTGGGACAAAGCAGGCATGTGAAATTACAATTTGGACCTGCATACAATATTTTACTCAACAAAACTCCTGAAGCCATAAAGAACAATACCATCACCAATTTGTATAAGGATGGTGAACTAAGTGCCATCGGTGGCTTGTGGATACAAGTGCCTTTTATTAATATTGGAGCCCGTTACAAAATGGGGTTAACTAAAGTAACTTCTTTCGACAATACACAAAGCTGGAATAACAGAGCAATAGAAGTAGCAGTCGGTTTTACATTTTAA
- a CDS encoding Trm112 family protein — MNIETIKKLCCPFDKADIELTIISQDIHKNVMEGFFTCKECDRIYPIVKGIPIMSPDEYREFKLEQPLIESWKPLLKNKTFENFRLITDENSTV; from the coding sequence ATGAATATTGAAACGATAAAAAAATTATGTTGCCCTTTTGATAAAGCCGATATAGAGCTAACTATCATCTCTCAAGACATACACAAAAATGTAATGGAAGGTTTTTTCACCTGTAAAGAATGTGACCGCATATACCCTATCGTAAAAGGAATTCCTATTATGAGTCCTGATGAATACCGTGAATTTAAATTGGAACAGCCTTTAATTGAAAGCTGGAAACCTCTATTAAAAAATAAAACGTTTGAAAATTTCCGTTTGATAACTGATGAAAACTCCACAGTATAA
- a CDS encoding thiamine phosphate synthase: MEINKRKIHAGIYLVIDPSIDEAILLNKLKLIAEEPIAAVQIWDNFLADQHIEEFIKTITTICHKKNIPVLINNNWKWLRSTELDGVHFDKPPDNIDQIRQSVKRHFICGITCNNDLSLVHWANQNHIDYISFCSVFPSSTSNSCELVTFENIAKCKEITAIPVFLAGGITLENMPKLKDLPFNGIAVISGIMNSATPKETIKKYTELLK, encoded by the coding sequence ATGGAAATAAATAAAAGAAAAATACATGCAGGAATTTATTTGGTAATAGACCCTTCAATAGACGAGGCCATATTATTGAATAAACTAAAATTGATCGCAGAAGAACCGATCGCAGCTGTTCAAATTTGGGATAACTTTTTAGCAGACCAGCACATTGAAGAATTTATCAAAACAATAACAACAATATGCCATAAAAAAAATATACCTGTGTTGATCAACAATAACTGGAAATGGCTGCGATCGACCGAATTGGATGGCGTGCATTTCGACAAGCCCCCTGACAATATCGACCAAATCAGACAATCGGTCAAAAGGCATTTTATTTGTGGGATAACCTGCAATAATGATTTAAGCTTAGTGCATTGGGCAAACCAAAACCATATAGACTATATTTCTTTCTGCTCTGTTTTTCCTTCATCAACCAGCAATAGTTGCGAATTAGTGACATTTGAGAACATTGCCAAATGCAAAGAGATAACTGCAATTCCTGTTTTTTTAGCAGGAGGAATTACCTTGGAAAATATGCCAAAACTGAAAGACTTACCATTTAATGGCATTGCTGTGATCTCCGGAATTATGAATTCAGCAACACCGAAAGAAACAATAAAAAAATATACAGAACTTTTAAAATAA
- a CDS encoding AIR synthase family protein, translating into MKGKLGKISNTDFKNIVQKKCGYKRNEVSVGPQFGVDVSVIDLPDGMVLASTSDPLSLIPSLGLQESAWLSVHLMANDMATTGFAPMYGQFVLNLPATFSKEDFSTYWNYIHSFCAAIKVAITGGHTGFIEGQNSTIAGGGTFFTVAPKSQVLTSQQAKPGDAILVTKQSALTATSILSLSFPETVKNNLGNEVYQKACDLFYETSSLKDALTAVGILNRHEDITAMHDVTEGGILGAIYELASASGNGAVIFKDTIPTGEVQKAVCNLFSIDPHYCVGAGAMIITCKQESVSLVIDRLKAENILCSFVGEIKEKKHGIQLIENNEEKALIYLEDDPYWSAFVNACNKGWK; encoded by the coding sequence ATGAAAGGCAAACTGGGAAAAATAAGCAATACCGACTTTAAAAACATTGTGCAAAAAAAGTGTGGCTACAAAAGAAATGAGGTTAGTGTTGGGCCGCAATTCGGCGTAGATGTATCTGTTATAGATCTTCCCGATGGTATGGTCCTGGCAAGCACAAGCGATCCCCTCTCTCTTATTCCATCATTAGGCTTACAGGAATCTGCATGGTTGTCGGTACACCTGATGGCTAATGACATGGCTACCACAGGATTTGCACCCATGTATGGACAATTTGTGTTAAACCTTCCTGCAACTTTTTCAAAAGAAGATTTCAGTACCTACTGGAATTATATTCATAGTTTTTGTGCAGCAATTAAAGTTGCTATTACAGGTGGGCATACAGGTTTTATTGAAGGACAAAATTCCACTATTGCAGGTGGAGGCACTTTTTTCACAGTTGCTCCAAAATCGCAGGTACTTACTTCACAACAAGCTAAACCAGGCGATGCCATTTTAGTTACTAAACAATCTGCACTTACTGCTACTTCAATACTTTCCTTGAGTTTCCCTGAAACTGTTAAAAATAATCTCGGAAACGAAGTCTATCAAAAAGCCTGCGATTTATTTTATGAAACATCTTCACTCAAAGATGCTTTAACAGCAGTAGGCATCTTAAATAGACATGAAGACATAACAGCGATGCATGATGTGACTGAAGGGGGAATACTAGGAGCTATCTATGAATTAGCTTCTGCATCAGGGAATGGAGCTGTTATTTTCAAAGATACTATCCCAACCGGAGAAGTACAGAAAGCAGTATGCAACTTATTTTCTATTGATCCTCATTACTGTGTAGGTGCAGGAGCAATGATCATAACTTGTAAACAAGAAAGTGTATCCCTTGTAATTGATCGATTGAAAGCAGAAAATATCCTTTGCTCTTTTGTTGGTGAGATCAAAGAAAAAAAACATGGCATACAATTGATAGAAAACAATGAAGAAAAAGCATTGATTTACCTGGAAGACGACCCTTATTGGTCGGCTTTCGTTAACGCATGCAATAAAGGATGGAAATAA
- a CDS encoding class I SAM-dependent methyltransferase — protein MEVQKKVFELIPKTQQNWQERPEWFFNREHTDTYEQWYEGRYKRAEIWQKKVMEQLVSKDKRIKTLLEFGCGTTRFTRWWKEIGIKATGGDISPLMLSQAIHLFDGDLVMADSHHMPFKDHTFDALAFITTFEYYKDPVKVIREATRVAKYGVAMGMMNRNSPKVLRRRVQQLFGKNPFYVTATFYTPKKLTAIIDEALKGRDYTIEWTCTGLPKWFPVQQWGLPYGDFFGLYIKLNDVK, from the coding sequence ATGGAAGTACAAAAAAAAGTTTTTGAATTAATCCCCAAAACACAACAAAACTGGCAAGAAAGACCAGAATGGTTCTTTAACCGTGAGCACACCGACACCTATGAGCAATGGTATGAAGGAAGATACAAACGTGCGGAGATCTGGCAAAAAAAAGTAATGGAACAGTTGGTATCAAAAGACAAGCGAATTAAAACATTACTTGAATTTGGTTGTGGCACTACTCGTTTTACAAGATGGTGGAAAGAGATAGGCATCAAAGCTACCGGCGGAGATATTTCCCCGCTTATGCTTTCACAGGCAATTCATTTATTTGATGGCGACCTCGTGATGGCAGACTCTCATCATATGCCGTTTAAAGATCATACTTTTGACGCCTTGGCTTTTATTACCACTTTTGAATACTATAAAGATCCGGTAAAAGTGATACGGGAAGCAACAAGAGTGGCAAAATATGGAGTGGCAATGGGAATGATGAACAGGAATTCTCCAAAGGTATTACGCAGGCGAGTTCAGCAACTGTTTGGGAAAAATCCATTTTATGTTACCGCTACATTTTATACCCCAAAAAAACTTACAGCAATAATTGATGAAGCCTTAAAAGGAAGAGATTACACTATTGAGTGGACTTGTACAGGATTGCCAAAATGGTTTCCTGTTCAACAATGGGGATTGCCTTATGGAGATTTTTTCGGTTTGTATATCAAGTTAAATGATGTTAAATGA
- a CDS encoding DUF4468 domain-containing protein: MRFFLLFSCLIIIELSFGQDKPMRYDKVINQIPLGKEQLFDRVLLWFDRSFFNNEDVIKVTNRKAGMIAGKAVFYSGYKVPVNNIDSVNDDKFVNYNFEWTIWINNNYIYFSIPQIYINGTTLVTTAKKCPIVILAQSDEITDSQWNLAKIYLIKNLDVLLDSLQYKLLNPSAR; the protein is encoded by the coding sequence ATGAGATTCTTTTTATTATTCAGTTGTCTTATTATTATTGAACTTTCATTTGGTCAGGATAAGCCTATGAGGTATGATAAGGTAATTAATCAAATTCCTTTGGGTAAAGAACAGTTGTTTGATAGAGTGTTATTATGGTTTGACAGATCTTTTTTTAATAATGAAGATGTTATCAAAGTAACAAACAGAAAGGCCGGTATGATCGCTGGTAAGGCTGTTTTTTATTCAGGTTATAAAGTGCCTGTAAATAATATCGACAGTGTAAATGACGATAAATTTGTGAATTATAATTTTGAATGGACAATTTGGATAAACAATAATTACATTTATTTTAGTATTCCACAGATTTATATTAATGGAACAACACTTGTTACTACTGCAAAAAAATGTCCAATTGTTATATTGGCTCAATCTGATGAAATAACAGACAGTCAGTGGAATCTGGCAAAAATATATTTAATAAAGAATTTGGATGTTTTATTAGATTCTTTGCAATATAAATTATTAAATCCCTCCGCAAGATAG
- a CDS encoding WG repeat-containing protein produces MKKIGLFVTTVLGLLLSVQSQDLIAFKNAKGLWGFKDKTGKVIVEPKYLYKPSSFVEGRSIISKTYSLKGVVDEKGKEITPPIYYSITNFKHGFATVTKEFVDSVKLKQGKLVRTTVRGVIDRNGKEVVPVIYKELFGDLSNGWFAMATDTLNKKFYYNTEGKIFAVPEGMFIYNYRVDGKKFVVGKNGKVGLIDKNFKELLPFDYSLISPTQNNLLIVGQNNLVGLMDDRTLKWIVQPKYKNISFFQQGYGVFTDEQGLLGAINTKGVVTTKPQFNTIYRIDKTNSALAMYMYKGSDQSGLVDLATGKIITPAKYLMLPYDYDNGIIVFRKDNKKGMIDSTGKELFYAAYDDFSSGFSYNRAWVMKQNKFGFIDNTGKLVIPIQYDIVGGFVEGLAKVRVNGKYGYIDPNGKLVIPQIYLDAQNFESGMAWVKDETNRTYYIDKEGKEVK; encoded by the coding sequence ATGAAAAAAATCGGGTTGTTTGTTACAACAGTTTTAGGTTTACTCCTATCAGTTCAAAGTCAAGATCTTATCGCCTTTAAAAATGCTAAAGGTCTTTGGGGTTTTAAAGACAAAACAGGGAAGGTGATTGTAGAACCAAAATATTTGTACAAGCCTTCTTCATTTGTTGAGGGGCGTTCAATTATTAGCAAAACATATAGTTTGAAAGGAGTGGTAGATGAGAAAGGTAAAGAAATTACTCCGCCGATTTATTATTCCATTACAAATTTTAAGCATGGCTTTGCAACGGTTACTAAGGAATTCGTTGACAGTGTTAAACTGAAGCAAGGGAAATTAGTAAGAACCACAGTAAGAGGAGTCATTGACAGAAACGGGAAAGAGGTAGTTCCGGTTATTTACAAGGAACTTTTCGGAGACCTCAGTAATGGTTGGTTTGCGATGGCCACCGATACCCTCAACAAAAAATTTTATTATAATACCGAAGGAAAAATATTTGCCGTTCCAGAAGGGATGTTTATTTATAATTACAGGGTAGATGGCAAAAAATTTGTGGTAGGTAAAAATGGAAAGGTTGGGTTGATCGATAAAAATTTTAAAGAGTTACTTCCGTTTGATTATTCGCTGATATCACCTACACAAAATAATTTACTGATCGTTGGTCAGAATAATTTAGTTGGATTGATGGATGATCGTACACTAAAGTGGATTGTTCAGCCGAAGTATAAGAATATCAGTTTTTTTCAACAAGGTTATGGGGTTTTCACAGATGAACAAGGTTTATTGGGTGCTATCAATACAAAAGGTGTAGTTACTACAAAACCTCAGTTCAATACAATATATCGTATTGATAAAACAAATTCAGCACTGGCTATGTACATGTATAAAGGTTCTGACCAATCCGGATTAGTAGACCTTGCCACCGGAAAGATCATTACTCCGGCAAAGTATCTCATGTTGCCTTATGATTATGATAACGGGATAATAGTTTTCAGGAAGGATAATAAAAAAGGGATGATCGATTCAACAGGCAAGGAGCTTTTTTACGCAGCCTACGACGATTTTTCATCCGGGTTTAGTTACAACAGGGCGTGGGTAATGAAGCAAAATAAATTTGGATTTATAGACAATACAGGTAAGTTGGTAATACCTATTCAATATGACATTGTAGGTGGTTTTGTTGAAGGATTGGCTAAAGTAAGAGTTAATGGAAAATACGGGTATATTGATCCGAATGGCAAATTGGTGATACCTCAAATTTATTTAGATGCACAAAATTTTGAATCGGGTATGGCATGGGTGAAAGATGAAACCAATCGAACATATTATATTGATAAGGAAGGGAAGGAGGTGAAGTAA